Below is a genomic region from Patagioenas fasciata isolate bPatFas1 chromosome 5, bPatFas1.hap1, whole genome shotgun sequence.
agggttgtgaagcactggaacaggctgcccagggcaacggtggagtcaccgtccccggAGGGGTTTTACGTGGAGATGACGTTCTCAGGGACGTGCTTTATAGGTGGCCTTGGCGGtgctaacggttggactcaatgaccttgagggtctcttccaaccaaaatgattctgtgattgggaTGCTGAGGGTCCTCTCCTCAGAGGGGTGTTGGTTGGGTGGGGACGGGGCTGCTCTGGGACCCCCTGAGGGACGTTTCTGGCTGTGTCTGGCAGTGAAGAACCAGGCCCGCTGGGTCCAGCAGTTCATCTCCGACATGGCCCGCCTGTACGGGGCCACCAAGGACGCCAACTTCAACGTCATCCTGGTGGACTTCGACAGCGACGACATGGACGTTGAGAAGGCCCTGCGGGATGCCCGGCTGCCCCGGTAACCCCTCCACGAGCTCTGgtctcaccctgctcccccagggTCTGCagggctccatcctcgtggcggGATGTGCCGTCCTCCTGGCGGGATGTGCCGTCCTCCTGGCGGGATGTGCCGTCCTCATGGTGCTCCCACGTGGTGCTCTACCTCACCATGCCTCTCCTCCTCTTTGGGGATTTAAATGTGTTTCCCACACGGAGGAGCTGGGGATGCAGAAACCTCCTTGGCAGGAGCTGTAAGCACCTGAGCCCTTTCCGAGGAGGTCTCCTGTCCTcgctggtgtccctgtccccttgtgGGTGTGATGTCCCTCTTGGTCACCAGCACCAAccgccctgtcccctccccaggtaCCAGTACCTGCGGCGCACGGGGAACTTCGAGCGCTCGGCCGGGCTGCAGGCTGGCGTGGACACGGTGGAGGTGAGCGCGCAGGACCCGGCCCTGGCCGCAGCGGCTCTCCCGTCCCCCTGACCCTTCCCGGTGTCTGTCCCCTCGCGCAGGACGGGCACAGCATCGTGTTCCTCTGTGACCTGCACATCCACTTCCCCGCCAACATCCTGGACAGCATCCGCAAGCACTGCGTGGAGGGCCGGCTGGCCTACGCGCCCATCGTCATGCGCCTGGGCTGCGGCAGCTCCCCGAGGGAGCCCAACGGTGAGCCCGTCCCCTCGCCGCGACGCCCGTCCCCTCGCCGCGACGCCCGTCCCGCTGGACATGTCCCCGCTTGCCGCAGGGGGCTGTGGTTTGGTTCACAGCTGTGCAGGGAGGAGGATGAGCATTACTCTGATATGGGATTTGAGCCCAAAAGTGATTGAGGCGCGGTGGGTGTGATGTCCCCAAAACTGGGCTGTCACCTGGTGCACCCCCATGGAGGCGGCAGCaatggggatggagctgtgatggGACCGGGATGGGGACGGGGCATTCCTGTGGCTCCGCTGTGGCagaggggacaccctggggacttgGGGTCCCCCCGCACCCCTCGCCTCATTGCTCTTTCCCCCAGGCTACTGGGAGGTGAATGGCTTTGGCCTCTTCGGCATCTACAAGTCGGACTTTGACCGCGTGGGAGGGATGAACACGGAGGAGTTCCGGGACCGCTGGGGCGGGGAGGACTGGgagctcctggacaggtgagactgggaggactgggagctCCTGGACAGGtgggactgggaggactgggagctCCTGGATGGGtgggactgggaggactgggagctCCTGGATGAGTgagactgggaggactgggagctCCTGGATGGGTGaggctgggggtcctggcaccACCAACCGGCAGGCAGGGCTGGTCCTGTGGGTTTGGGAACATCCCCTGGGACAGCCGttgtcccctccctccagctggcTTATGGCTGGGGCGGCGAAGGGGCAAAGCCCCTCTGGGAGGGGGGGATTCAGGAGGCCCCCATCTGCCCCCCGAGCGTGTCCCCCCCAGCGTGTCCCCCCCAGCGTGTCCCCCCAGCGTGTCCCCATCTGGCCGCAGGGTCCTGCAGAGCGGGCTGGAGGTGGAGCGCTTGCGTCTCAGGAACTTCTACCATTACTACCACTCCAAGCGCGGCATGTGGAACGCCCGCAGCAAGAAGCCCCCCAAGGACTAGCACCCCGAGCCCGGCCACTGACCGCCCCGCGCCCGGAGCCAGGTCACCGCGGTCCTCAGTTGTCCCCAACCCCCGCCGCCACGCTCGGTGCCGGCACGGAGGGTGCCCGTACGCAACCCGCGGtcgttttggggaggggggagcggggagggtgAAAATGGgtggtgatttttttcttaagggTCTAATTTCTTAGTCAGAAATGAATTTATTAACTCATTAGCAGCAGGGCAAGGGGCATCCTGCGGTCGGAGGGTGAGGCCTCCGTGgtggtcccagggctgaggggtgcctgcattctgctggctctgcagcccttcAGTTGGGTCACCCCCCAAACACACCCTGTCCCTGTGCCGGGCGCTGAGCCCTTTGTGGGGTCTGAGCCCCTGGGGCTGCCCAAAccctcctgccccctcccagGCAGCCCCTGCAGATGGGAGCAGGggttcagctctgccctgccccgcggggacacggggacacactgctgtgaccccatggggacacggggacacgttGCTGTGAccccgcggggacacggggacacgctgctgtgaccccatggggacatggggacacgctgCTGTGACTCTGTGAGCCCCGGGGCGGGACGGGCTGGCATTGCCTGTGCCCGGGGAAACTGGGGTGGGCTGGGAAAGGGCAGAGCCCGGAGCCGGTACGGGAGCAGGGGAGAGCAAATGATGTTTCCAAGCTAATTTCTGTGAAATTATGAGGTAGGAAGCTGTTTTCAGGAAGTTTTgtctgtttggggatttttttttattcttgaaaaataaaatcgATGTCTTGGCTGGGATTCGCTCCCCTCCATCACCTCGTGCCGTGGCAGGGACGCGGTCCCCGGCAGCACAGGCGTGACGAGCCGGGTCGGCTCTGCCCCTCGGGGCCGGGTGGCCGTGCGGGCTGGCAGGACGTGTTTGCCGCTCCCCATGAGCGGGGAGGGAAAGTCAGAGCCCTGTGGGACGAGGATATCGGGTCGGGACGAGGATCCGCTCTCCTGGGTGTCGCAAGGGCCCCTTCGCCGCTCCGTGCGGTGAGGAGGCGGCGGCAGATGTTGGACGCGCAGATGCAGGTCTGGGCTTGCAGGCGATGCTGAGCCTCCGCCCCACAgctggctgtgctgcagctgcctgcGCCCCACGCGCCGCGGGGGGCTCATCCTGACACCCCCTGGGGCCAGGGAGCCCTGAGCTGGCACcttgtccctgtgacccccccaggctGCCACCACCGCGTCCTTGCTGCCCTGCGCGGGGAGCTGAAGCAGCCCCGGGGATTCCTCTGCAGTGTGTTATTGCCCGTCCGCACCGGCCGGGCTCGGTCTgagcatcctctgggtgctggggTGTGGGTGGAGCTGGTGGGGTGCAGATGGAGCTGGTGGGGTGCAGATGGAGCTGGCGGGGTGCGGGTGGAGCTGGCGGGGTGCGGGTGGAGCTGGCGGGGTGCAGATGGAGCTGGCGGGGTGCAGATGGAGCTGCTAGGCTCAGCAGCCTGCTTGTCACCAGAGAACAGCCATAATCTGCAGCTCCGGGGGATTTCTTTACCCCAAATTTGGTACTTCTGGCCCCGGGATTTGCCGGGAGGGGACAGTTTAGGGCAGGCAGCGtgttttccctctcctctcctcgccccgCTGCCTGTTATTTCCAGCACTTTGGAATGGCTTTGTTGTGGGCGAGGGctgtgctggcgctgggctgagccgGGCAGGGCGGGTGGCCCCACGGTCCCCAGGGCCAGCGCTGGGACCCCGGCAGCCGCCGCTCCTCAGGCACCGTGTGTCCGGCAGCTCCCATCCGGCTGAGCTGGCACAGCCGCTGGCACCGGTGCGGGCAGCGGGCTCGGCCGCAGCCAGAGGGGctgctggcaggggctgctggagctgctgccacccGTGCTGTCCCCACCGGGGACGCTGCTCCAGCCCGGGCAGGTGGGTTTCCTTGCAAAACCCCAGGGACAATTTggaggtggctgatggtggctctTGGGGCAGCACTGGCAGCAAAATGCCggagggttttgtttctttggcaGCGGCTGAGCTGTGGTTGTTGGACCACATGGGGCCTGTGTGGGGACCACAGGGACCATGCGGGGACCACAAGGACCCTCTTCGGGCCGGTTGTTGGAGCCCCAagtggcagggggtgcaggcaggtccCCTCGTTCAGAGCGCCAGTCCTGGGCAGCCTCCTGCTCTacactgggctctgctgggaggtCATCTCCCGTGGGGGTCCCCTCCCGGCAGCCCCCCCAGCCTTGGGTGCGCTGTGGGGCCCGGGCTGCGGTGCTGGTGGAAGCAACGGCCCCCAAACTGGTTTGGCCCGTTCCAAACGCTCCCTCTCAGCTTATCTGGCTTCAAAGGGCTCCTGCTCCGTCCCACGCACCCAAACACGCTCCCTGCGAACCCCCGGGGCAGCCCCCGTGCTCCAAAATCCctacccccccagccctgcctcccctCCGCCGGCTCCTTTCGGCAGCCCCAGACCCTCTgtgctgcacccatgggtgctggggggctcagAGGAGGCAGTGGGGGGGACGTGTTGGACTGTGGCCGTGGGGGTGGTGGGACCGATGGGGTTTTGAGCATCACGGAGGTGATTGAGACGCGGCTGCGCTGCCCGGGGCAGGGCAGCAGGATCCCCAGGCCCCCCGCGACACCCCGGCCGTGCTGAGGGGCTTGGCGGGGCCGCCCCGAGCCCCAAAATCCCGAGCGTGGCTGCGAGGGGAGCGGGTTGGAGCGCACATCGCACCCCGGGGAGGAGACGGGTGGGGCGAGGTCCCGGGGCGGGTCCcacgcccgccccgccgccagcGCCCACCCCGCGCCGGGGCACCgccagcacccaggggtgcacccgccagcacccaggggtgcaccCGCCTGCCCGGAGATGCTGCAGGGCAACGGCCCCCCAGGGCCGCCCAGCCAGGTATGTGCCCATCGGGGAGCTGTCCCCAGCGCGGGTCCCCGGGGAAGCCTGGTGGCACCTGAACTGCCACCGCTCCCCGTGCAGCGTGGGGAGGGACAGCGCGGGTGGCGGGTCCGGCAGCTTTGTCCGAACGCTCTGTTTCAaatcgtgcctcagtttccccggcgTGGCCCTTGGCGCACGTGCGCCGTGGGCAGGCTGTGCGGTGCCGCCGCGGCCGCTCCCCGCTGGAACCGCTGGTGGCAGCGGCAGCCACGGGCTGCCCTGGGGACCCGGTTTTGGGACCAGGCACTCGGTGGTGCGCAGGGGCGGGGGGGGACAGCATGCAGCCAGGAGCTGGGGTCTCCCTGGGGACATGGCTCTGTCACCCCACGGAGGGAGATGGGGAGTCAGTGGCTACATTACGGATCCCCAGGCCGTGTTTGTTTAACCCTGCGCCACCCTGACTGGCCAGACCCCTGGGGAATCCCCCCGTTTTGCTGCagatgtttgtgggttttttgtgtgtgacgCTTTGCTGGTTTTTAAGCATTCTGGTGCGTCCCTGCTTGCACCCAACCCCTTCCCCTATTAACAACCCACGTAGAAGGCAAGTCCTGCCGGTTTCAGCCTCAAACCTGCCTGaacccccccaaactctgctAAGACCCCCCAGTTTTCATCTGTAAGCTGCAGGGTGGTGTCGTGCTGGGGGCCGGGCGCTTGGAAGGGATGCAGAGCCTGGGGGAGTGGGGCTGCCAGCGGGCTTGGGGGCCCcggaggggacagaggggctcCCGGGGCCGTCCCCGCGCCCCTCGGTGTTTGGCACGGGGACAAGGGGCAGGCACGGGCTTGCACGGGGAGCGAACCGCCCTCCCCGCCCGCTCCTGCGGGGAGCCCGTGATTCATGCGGGCTGGGAGCGCCCCGCTGAGCGCTGCCAAACCCGGGCACCCGCCGACGCTCCGGGGGGGGTGCTGAGGTGGGAGAAGAGGGGGAGCGTCGGGGTTACCCCTGGGTGCTGCACCCCAAAGGGGTCAGGTGTGACCCCCAAGCTAAGGGGGCATTCCTGGTAAACCCGTGATGTTCTTGGACACCCCCGGAAGTGGGGAGGTGGGTTCCCCCCGCATTGGTCCCCAGGTGTGGTGGGATAGTGGCACCAGGTCTGCAGCCCCCCGGGGGTCGGGGAGGCCAGCAAAGCGGGGCCGGTCACCCCAGAACGCTCGCCCGCAGCTCTCGCCACCCCGCCCTGGCACCAGCCGCTGCTCCTGCTGACGGCGGCACATTCCGCGGGGACAGCCGCCCTGTTCACCTCCTAACCAAGCACAAAAGTCACCCTGGCGTTGTCATCAACGTCCCGGCACTGTCAACACCATCCCGGCGTTGTCATCGCCGGGTGTTGTAAACCCCGTGCGGCAAAGCCTGTGACGCGGCTGCCGGGCGGGTGCTGAGCGGTGACGCTGGGCGCTGAGCCCGGTCGCGCTGCCCGGGCCGCGTCGCCACGCTGGCCTTCAGACGGCCGGCTCCCGGTCGCGGTTCCGAGCCGCCGGGCAAGCGCGGGCAGCGTGGGGACGGGCACGGCTCGGCTCGGCACCGAGCGGCTCGGACGGCGAGCCGGGCTGGGGGAGCGGTGCGGGCGGCACCGTGGGGATGGCGGGAGCCGGGCCTGAGCACGGCGGGCTGGGGGACGGGGTGTCCCGCACCGCGGCCGTGCCGGGGTCGCCCGGGGTGGCTGGGCGGGCAGGGCGAGCCTAATTAGTACCTGTGCCTTGGCAGGGCTGAGTCACCCGCGTTCCTTCCTGCCGGCGCTCAGCCAcccccttttctttcttattactgttgttgttttttaattctcCGGCTAATTTGAAAAGCAAAGCAGGGAAAGCCAGGCCAGTAATTACCACCAATTAGCCCCCACTCCGGCCCTTGGGCAGCCTGGCTCCCTGTGCCGGGGCTGGGGTCAGTGGTGGGGCCACCTGGGGGTCCGGGCTCTCCTGGGAGCCCTTGTGGGGGTCTGGAACTTGCCAGAGAGACAATGTTGAGGTCTGGGGACCATGTGGGGATCCAGTTCTAGCCAGACAATGTGGGGATCTGGGGGTCTCCTGGGAGGTTGCTTGCGGGTCTTGGGCCCATTGAAGGGACAGTGTGGAGGTCTGAGGCTCAGTGAGAAGGCTGCTCTGGGGGACCAGCTGGGGGACCAGCTGGGGGTCCGGGTCTTGCCATAGGGACAACACGGGGTCTGGGGCTCTTCCCTGTGGCCATGTATAGATCTGGGGCTCACTGCTGGGGTTGCCTGGGActctggggggcaatggggaggcTGCCTGGGGGTGCCTCTCGCCGCAGGTACGACCACCCCGGTGCCCCCGGGCCATCCGCCTCCCCCGCCCCCTCATCCCTGCGAGGTCGCTCCCGGGTGCCGGTGTCGGTCGTGGTGTTGGTGACGGTGTCGGCGGGTGCTCGGTGCGGTCCCCTCCCTCCCGGCGAGgcgtggcggcggcggggcgtgCCGGGAGCCTCCCTGGGGCCGAGGGAGCCGCCACTGCTCACCTGCGCAGGGCGGCCGCGCCGGCTGGGCCGCACCGCAGCCATGCAGGAGCCCCCCGCCGCCACCAACCCCTTCCTGCTCTCGGCCCTGCAGCCCGAGGCCGGCGTCTGCTCGCTGGCCTTGCCCTCGGACCGGCAGCTGGACGGCCGGGGCCGGGAGGCGGCCGAGGCCCAGCGTCTGCGCAGCGCCCGCGTCCAGGAGCAGGTCCGCATCCGCATGATGCTGCGGGGACAGGCGGCCGCCCGCCCCGACGGCCCCGACCACGCCGACTGCGCCAGAGGTGAGCGCCCCGCGCCCCGGGCACGTGTGTCGGGACGGGCGGTGGGAGCCCTCGGTTGGCACCAGGGTTTGGGTTGTGCCCCAGCTTGGGGCCGGGGGGTCACCCCCACGCTGGCTGAGACCCCGAGccccctgctgcacccccagTGCTGGGGACGGGGCGGCACGACCCCATCGTGGGCTCGTTTCAGCACGCTCAAGggtcatgcctcagtttcccccctgcccctgGGGGTGATTTGCACTATGGGGTCCCTGCACCCCGCTTTGGGCTGGGGGGAGGTTTTTCCCGCCTGGCGGATCCCTCCCCGTCTCCCCGGCCTTTGAGCGGCGCCGCTGGCCGGGCTCCAATCGCCTCCATTTAGCGTCTGCTCACGGCCTCCGCCCTGCCGCTTCGCCCGCTGCGGCGCCGCTTCCCTGGCCGCGGCTGCCAGACCCCTGGCTGCCCGGTGTGGGTCAcgctccctgtccccatcctcgcTGTCCCCGTCGGTGGCCTCGGGAGGGCGGCGTGGGGCGCAGCGGGGTGGCCAGGTCCCTTCCGGGCTCCCGTCCCCGGGTGGTGGAACTGGGTCCGGTTCTGGGGGTGCCTGGGCTGCCGATCCGGCTGTGGCAGAGGGGACCGGGCTGAGCCGCCACCTCCCCGCCCAGGTGGCAATTAGTGGCCTCGCCGCCGGGGCACGATGAAAGGCAGGGAGGCCACTGCTCAGCTCGGCCGCCACCGCTCCTGCTCCCGTGGGCAGCGGGCAGGCGAAGGCAGCGTCCTCCCGCTCCCTTGTCCCCCGGGTGCCACTGACACCGCCATGGCTCCCAAAGCAGGTCCCCGGGGATGAGCCAGGGGTTCCCTTGCCCCCCGTCTCACGTTGACCCCGTCTCGGTCCGCAGGCGGTCAGtatggcacagccctgcactcctTCAGCTCCCGCTCCCAGAGCAACGGCCTGGACCCTAAAGCCTCGGTGCGTACTGGGGGTTGTCCCCCGCCCCAGCGCCCATCGCCGTGGCAGCCGGGGATGCAGCCGCTGCCTGCAGCCttggttgtgccaggggaggctctTGGCTCCGTCCATCCCTCTCCCTGCAGCGGGGAGCGGGAACAGGGCTGTGGGCACCCCATAACCCAGTGTTCTCCCCCCAGCTGTACCAGCCGCTGCCCAAGAAGGATTTTGGCACCCTGAAGGGCGGCGGCTGGTCCTCACGCTCAGCCGTGGACCTCACCTCGCATAAGCGGGTGGCGACCATCAGCAACGGGGGGCTGGCACAGGGCCGCGGCTACGGCCCCGGCTACGCCGTGTCCCCGGCCACCAGCACCTCCCCGCGGCCCAGCTCCTTCCACGAGCGCGCCTACCGGCCCCGGCAGAACTTTGACACGCTCTCGCTGCGCTCGCTGCGCCTGGCCGACGGGCCGCTGCCGCCCCCCGCCATGGCCGACGACCGCTACAGCGTCGTCTCGGAGCAGCTGGACCCGCTGGGGCACCGGCCCCTCTACAAAAGCCAAGGCAACGGCGGCTTCGCCCGCTCCTACACCTTCGAGAGGCAGCTGAGCGCCGGCTCGGCCGCCAAGGCCCCGTCGGAGTGGCTGGAGGGCAGCGAGGTGGCGCAGAGCCGCACCATCCGCGCGCCCGCCATGCGCACGCTGCAGCGCTTCCAGAGCAACAACCGCTCGCGGCTGAGCGCCGGCTCCTTCGGCAGCGCCGCGGCGGGCATGGGGGGCTCCtacctggggctgggggagcacggCAGCTCCCGCGCCCCCTCCGTGCGCAGCCTGGCCGAGTCGGGCCAGCGGCTGCAGGACCAGCGCGCCATGGAGCTGTACAACGGGCACGGCACGCTGCTCGGCCGCCACGCAGGGGGGTGAGTGCCACCGGGCTGCTCTGCCACCGCCTGGCCTTGTCCCCACCTTGGTCACTTGACCGGTTTGAGGGCAGAACCCCCATCTCTTGTCTGGCGTTCCCTTGCCGCAAGGGGTGCGGGAGGAGGAGTGAGACAGCGGGCACAATTTGGCCCCATAGCGATGGACCATGGTGTGGGTTGACCCCCAAGCGTGTCCTGCATGTGGCCTGTGGCACATCCTGGGGCACGAGGGCAGAAGATTCAGCCGGGTGTGTTGTGCCGTGCCCCAGGGGTGCTGGTGGGGAGGAAGGCGGGTTGGGGGGCCCCTCGAGAGGCAGGACGTGGTGGAGGAGCCCTGGGGGGCTCTGCCTGGGCTGTCCCTCACCTCCCCGGGCTCCCAGGTTCGACGACATCGACCTGCCCTCGGCGGTGAAGTACCTGATCGCCAGCGACCCCAACCTGCAGGTCCTCGGTGCCGCCTACCTCCAGCACAAGTGCTACAGCGACGGCAACGCCAAGAAGCAGGTGAGCGCCGGCGCGAGGGGACGGGCTGTCCCAGCCCCCCTGCCGTGGGGAGCACCGGGGGGCGCGGGAGGCGCAGGAGCCCCAGCCGGGTTCCCAGCGCGCTGGGCTGTCCCCCCAGGCCCGCAGCCTCCAGGCCATGCCCAAGCTGGTGAAGCTGTTCAACAGCCCCAACCAGGAGGTGCAGCGCCATGCCACCGGCGCCATGCGCAACCTCATCTACGACAACGCCGAGAACAAGCTGGCGCTGGTGGAGGAGAACGGCATCTACGAGCTCATGAGGACGCTGCGGGAGCCCGATGACGAGCTCCGCAAGAATGTCACAGGTTGGGGACGGTGGCGGGCTGGGCAGGGGTCCTCCTCCCCCAGGAGGGGCACGTTGGTCCCCCCGCCCCATGAG
It encodes:
- the PKP3 gene encoding plakophilin-3 isoform X2, encoding MLQGNGPPGPPSQPEAGVCSLALPSDRQLDGRGREAAEAQRLRSARVQEQVRIRMMLRGQAAARPDGPDHADCARGGQYGTALHSFSSRSQSNGLDPKASLYQPLPKKDFGTLKGGGWSSRSAVDLTSHKRVATISNGGLAQGRGYGPGYAVSPATSTSPRPSSFHERAYRPRQNFDTLSLRSLRLADGPLPPPAMADDRYSVVSEQLDPLGHRPLYKSQGNGGFARSYTFERQLSAGSAAKAPSEWLEGSEVAQSRTIRAPAMRTLQRFQSNNRSRLSAGSFGSAAAGMGGSYLGLGEHGSSRAPSVRSLAESGQRLQDQRAMELYNGHGTLLGRHAGGFDDIDLPSAVKYLIASDPNLQVLGAAYLQHKCYSDGNAKKQARSLQAMPKLVKLFNSPNQEVQRHATGAMRNLIYDNAENKLALVEENGIYELMRTLREPDDELRKNVTGILWNLSSSDNLKDRLARDTLEQLTDTVLVPLSGLGGSGVIQQNPSEAEIFYNSTGFLRNLSSASQQTRQKMRECHGLVDAMIHYVNSSLEVGKSEDKSVENAVCVLRNLSYRLYDEMPPSSLQRLEGHRRNGGMVTGELVGCFSPQSKKAREHYLNADIVTFTEVSKDPKGMEWLWNPQIVGIYNRLLQRCELNKHTTEAASGALQNITAGDRRWAGVLSRLALEQERILNPVLDRVRTADHHQLRSLTGLIRNLSRHARNKDEMSTKVVSHLIEKLPGSVGDKAPPADVIVNIIAVLNNLVVESPMAARDIVYFDGLRKLFYIKKRRDSSDNEKSSRAAASLLGNMWQYTKLHRDFKMKGYRKEDFLGL
- the PKP3 gene encoding plakophilin-3 isoform X1, yielding MYRSGAHCWGCLGLWGAMGRLPGGASRRRYDHPGAPGPSASPAPSSLRGRSRVPVSVVVLVTVSAGARCGPLPPGEAWRRRGVPGASLGPREPPLLTCAGRPRRLGRTAAMQEPPAATNPFLLSALQPEAGVCSLALPSDRQLDGRGREAAEAQRLRSARVQEQVRIRMMLRGQAAARPDGPDHADCARGGQYGTALHSFSSRSQSNGLDPKASLYQPLPKKDFGTLKGGGWSSRSAVDLTSHKRVATISNGGLAQGRGYGPGYAVSPATSTSPRPSSFHERAYRPRQNFDTLSLRSLRLADGPLPPPAMADDRYSVVSEQLDPLGHRPLYKSQGNGGFARSYTFERQLSAGSAAKAPSEWLEGSEVAQSRTIRAPAMRTLQRFQSNNRSRLSAGSFGSAAAGMGGSYLGLGEHGSSRAPSVRSLAESGQRLQDQRAMELYNGHGTLLGRHAGGFDDIDLPSAVKYLIASDPNLQVLGAAYLQHKCYSDGNAKKQARSLQAMPKLVKLFNSPNQEVQRHATGAMRNLIYDNAENKLALVEENGIYELMRTLREPDDELRKNVTGILWNLSSSDNLKDRLARDTLEQLTDTVLVPLSGLGGSGVIQQNPSEAEIFYNSTGFLRNLSSASQQTRQKMRECHGLVDAMIHYVNSSLEVGKSEDKSVENAVCVLRNLSYRLYDEMPPSSLQRLEGHRRNGGMVTGELVGCFSPQSKKAREHYLNADIVTFTEVSKDPKGMEWLWNPQIVGIYNRLLQRCELNKHTTEAASGALQNITAGDRRWAGVLSRLALEQERILNPVLDRVRTADHHQLRSLTGLIRNLSRHARNKDEMSTKVVSHLIEKLPGSVGDKAPPADVIVNIIAVLNNLVVESPMAARDIVYFDGLRKLFYIKKRRDSSDNEKSSRAAASLLGNMWQYTKLHRDFKMKGYRKEDFLGL